AATATGATTTTTCATTCGAATTTTTAATTTTACCCCGCAAAAATCATTTTTAACATTACCCTGAAAAAGGACATTTGTCCCAAATACTTAAAAATGCTACGGACCAATTTATCCTTTCTGTCCTTTACCGAAACGCTTTTTGCGCAGCAATTGAACGAACGCGAGGTGGCATTGGAAGTGTTTCCGAAAGGCACGGCAATCCTGCGCCGCGGAGCGTTAAGCAGGAAAGTTTTTGTGGTAAAAAGCGGGATCACAAAGTGTTTTTTCAGCGAGGAAAACGGCAAGGATTATATCGTTGAATTTCTGGCGGAAGGGGAGATCATCGGGGAGATTGAGGCGATTAAAGGGATTGCCTGCCTCTGCAACATTGAAGCGATCACCGAAGTGCAGGCCTATTCTTTGAGTGTAGGCTATTTCAAGAACTTATTAACCCAAAATCCGGCGTTTAACCAGTTACTTTTGGAAGAAATGGCCGAGCGCATCATCAATACCAGCAGTCGGTCGTCCGCTCAGCAGCTGTATACTTTGGAGCAGGGATTAAAAAAATTGCTGGCATTCCAGGAACGCCAGCAAACTGTAATATCGAAGGGGAATATGGCCAGTTACCTGGGAATTACGCTCCGAAGCCTGAACCGGGCTTTGAAAAACATTTCAGAATAAACAGGGTTCGAAGCGTCCGGTCAGGAGTTGGCCGCCACCTCGCTGCGTCCCGACTTACTTTTCAAAATCAGCGAGCTGATCAGGGCAACCACGAGGCCGATCGGCAAAACTTCTGCGTAGGTAGACAAGACAATGAATGCCGGATTCTGGTACATCTCTTCAAACTGATTCATTTCGGCCGTTGAGCTCTGCCTGGCTACTGCCTGAAATCCGTACGGAAAAGCTTTTGCCGGTTACTGGCCCAATTCTTCCAGCTCGCTCAGGTGCATTTGAAGATCGGACAAGGTGCGGTCGGGGAACTGGCTGAAAATAAATTTCGCTATCCCGAAAAGTACCAGTACCGTCAATGCCTGCGCCGCTACGATCAGCAGCCATTTTGTTAATCCGTAACTGTCAAAATTGCGCACCAGCAGGGAAACGCCGATCAGAAAACCGGCAACCATACTTATTTTCCAGACGTTATCCATCGTATCCTGATAGCGCTGCTGAATGTAAATGACCTTTTGCAGGCTTTCCCGCAGGTTACTTTTCACCAGGAGAACGCCGGTAATCGCTTTGTTTGCGGATATCACAACTTTCAAGCCGGCAATAACCACGAGCGCATACAAAGCCGTGGGCACATATTCAAACCACTGCGTATAGTCAAACGGGTTACCCGAGAGAATTGCGCCAAACAGTACCAGCAACCCTGAAAAAAACAAGGTGACATTCCTGAGTTTCCGGGTGGCGCGGGAAACGGTACTGTTGGATTGGCTCCTGATCATCGAAAGCACCATCTGCTCGCTCAGCAGCTGGGAGTTTTGCAGTTTTGCGTCGATGGTGTTCCAGCTGGTTTTGAGGTCGTCCAGGTTCATAGTATTGATAGTTTAAAGTGTAATAGATTTGATAATTTTTTCGAGTTTCATTTTAATGCGGCTGAGTTTTACACCCACATTTGATTTGCTTATACCCAGGATGCCGGCCATCTCGTCGTAGCTTTTTTCGTCCAGGTATAGTAGTACCATCGCCTTTTCGACGGCCGAAAGCTGGTCGATCGCGTGGTAGAGCAATGCGGTCTCGGAAGGGGCGTTTTCGTTTGCTTCAAAATCCGGGAAATCCATATCCGGTAATGAAAATCCGGCGGGCGACTGTCGCCTTTTTTCTTTGCGAAAATTGGAAATGGCGGTATTCATCCCCACGCGGTACACCCAGGTATTTACATTGGATTCCTGCCGAAAAGTTGGAAATGCTTTCCAGAGCTGAAAAACGATCTCCTGAAAAAGGTCCCGGCGATCTTCTGCGTCCGGACAGTACATTTTACAGATCTTGAAAAGGACCGCCCGGTTTTGGTTGAGAAGACTGACGAATTGCTTTTCCATGTAAGTGATTTAAATACAGTTTATGTATTAGTCGGAGGAAAGGCAAAAAATTACAGGTATTGTCAAAATTAATAGAGATTCGATCTATAAAACAGCTGTTTGGCCTGGCTTGTAAGTGGACAGCCGCGTTCAGTTTTGAACAAAATAAAAAAATGATTTTCGTATTAAGATGCTGTCAATCAATGGTCTTGTTCGATGGTATATTTTTTACAGACGGTACTTTGGATAATAATCTCAATGGTCAAAGCCTATGCTTCAAAACTACTTCAAAATCGCATTCCGCAATCTCTGGAAGCATAAGCTGTTTTCACTGATCAATATCGTGGGCCTGGGACTCGCCATGGCATTTTGTTTCTTACAGCTGATTCAGGTGCAGAGCAGTTTCGAGAAAGATTCATTTCACCCGTTCCCCGACCGTACTTACCGGATCGTGACCGATGCGGAAGGAAATAACGGCGAGCGCTATGCGCTGGCTTCCACACCTATACCGCTGGCTGAAAAGCTGTTGAACGAACACAGCGTGATCGAAAAGTCGACGCGGATCGTGCGGAATTTCGGTGGTAATCTCAACAATGGTATCAAGACCTTGCGTGTAACCGGAATGTTTGTGGACCCTGCATTTTTTGAAATATTCGGCTTTAAACTCGAAAAAGGCAAAGCCTGCATGGAGCCGCGGGAGGTGGTACTGTCGAAAGAGACGGCAGAGCGGTATTTTGGAACTGCTGATCCCGTGGGCAAAACGCTGCGCGACCCCGAATTGGGCGATTTTACGGTATCCGGCGTTTTCGGTTCGATCAAACCGTTTACAACGCATT
This Dyadobacter sp. UC 10 DNA region includes the following protein-coding sequences:
- a CDS encoding Crp/Fnr family transcriptional regulator — encoded protein: MLRTNLSFLSFTETLFAQQLNEREVALEVFPKGTAILRRGALSRKVFVVKSGITKCFFSEENGKDYIVEFLAEGEIIGEIEAIKGIACLCNIEAITEVQAYSLSVGYFKNLLTQNPAFNQLLLEEMAERIINTSSRSSAQQLYTLEQGLKKLLAFQERQQTVISKGNMASYLGITLRSLNRALKNISE
- a CDS encoding RNA polymerase sigma factor, which produces MEKQFVSLLNQNRAVLFKICKMYCPDAEDRRDLFQEIVFQLWKAFPTFRQESNVNTWVYRVGMNTAISNFRKEKRRQSPAGFSLPDMDFPDFEANENAPSETALLYHAIDQLSAVEKAMVLLYLDEKSYDEMAGILGISKSNVGVKLSRIKMKLEKIIKSITL